In Citrus sinensis cultivar Valencia sweet orange chromosome 4, DVS_A1.0, whole genome shotgun sequence, one DNA window encodes the following:
- the LOC102612196 gene encoding protein NRT1/ PTR FAMILY 7.3: MDCLEICKEEKFKDDGEEHTLDGSVDYYGRPAIRAKSGGWVAGIIILLNQGLATLAFFGVGVNLVLFLTRVLQQNNAEAANNVSKWTGTVYIFSLVGAFLSDSYWGRFKTCAIFQGIFVIGLVLLSLSSYLFLIRPRGCGNELTPCGTHSSLEICLFYLSIYFVALGNGGYQPNIATFGADQYDEEDAKEGHSKVAFFSYFYLALNLGSLFSNTILGYFEDEGMWALGFWVSTGSAFAALVLFLAGTTRYRHFKPSGNPLARFCQVIVAATKKWRVHLSAEGEDLYVIDANDSSTNGNRNMLHTHGFKFLDRAAYISSRDLDEQKQGCSNPWRLCPVTQVEEVKCILRLLPIWLCTILYSVVFTQMASLFVEQGAAMKTTVSNFRIPPASMSSFDILSVAAFIFLYRRVIEPLAGGIRKKNSKGLTELQRMGIGLVIAIVAMLAAGIVECYRLKYAKTECKHCEGASSLSIFWQVPQYALIGASEVFMYVAQLEFFNAQAPDGLKSFGSALCMTSISLGNYVSSLLLTMVMKISTEDHMPGWVPGNLNKGHLDRFYFLLAGLTTVDFVVYIACAKWYKCIELEAKCAESNQDNFKV; encoded by the exons ATGGACTGTCTAGAGATTTGTAAGGAG GAAAAGTTCAAGGACGATGGAGAAGAACATACTCTAGATGGATCTGTTGATTACTATGGCCGCCCAGCAATCAGAGCAAAATCTGGAGGATGGGTTGCTGGAATTATCATACTTT TGAACCAAGGTCTTGCCACCTTAGCATTCTTTGGAGTTGGAGTGAACTTGGTGCTTTTCTTGACAAGGGTTTTGCAACAAAACAATGCTGAAGCTGCTAATAATGTAAGCAAATGGACTGGTACTGTCTACATCTTTTCGCTTGTTGGTGCTTTTCTCAGTGACTCCTACTGGGGACGATTCAAAACTTGTGCCATCTTTCAGGGAATATTTGTCATC GGGCTGGTTTTGCTATCTCTATCATCATACCTTTTCTTGATCAGACCAAGAGGTTGCGGCAATGAACTAACTCCATGTGGAACACATTCAAGCTTGGAGATTTGTCTATTTTACCTCTCTATCTACTTTGTTGCTCTGGGAAATGGAGGATATCAGCCTAACATAGCTACATTTGGAGCTGATCAGTACGATGAAGAGGACGCAAAAGAAGGACACTCCAAAGTGGCCTTCTTTAGCTACTTTTACTTGGCTTTGAACCTCGGTTCTCTCTTCTCCAACACCATTTTGGGATACTTCGAAGATGAAGGCATGTGGGCACTGGGATTCTGGGTGTCTACAGGCTCCGCCTTTGCGGCACTGGTCCTGTTTCTTGCAGGAACCACAAGGTACAGGCACTTCAAACCAAGCGGCAACCCACTCGCCAGGTTTTGTCAAGTAATTGTTGCTGCAACTAAGAAATGGAGGGTTCACTTATCCGCAGAAGGAGAGGACTTGTATGTTATAGATGCAAATGATAGCTCCACAAATGGTAATAGAAACATGCTCCACACCCACGGATTCAA GTTTTTGGATAGAGCAGCTTATATATCATCAAGAGATTTAGATGAGCAGAAGCAGGGTTGTTCCAATCCCTGGCGCCTCTGCCCTGTCACGCAAGTGGAAGAAGTTAAATGCATACTGAGATTGCTTCCCATTTGGCTCTGCACCATCCTCTATTCAGTGGTCTTTACACAAATGGCTTCTCTTTTTGTTGAGCAAGGTGCTGCAATGAAGACTACAGTCTCCAACTTCCGAATCCCACCTGCAAGCATGTCTAGCTTTGACATTCTAAGTGTGGCagctttcattttcctttaccgAAGAGTTATCGAACCGCTTGCCGGaggaataagaaaaaagaattccAAAGGCCTGACTGAGCTTCAAAGAATGGGAATTGGCCTTGTTATAGCAATAGTAGCTATGCTTGCTGCTGGTATTGTGGAATGCTATAGACTAAAGTATGCCAAGACGGAATGCAAACATTGTGAAGGCGCAAGCTCCTTGAGCATCTTCTGGCAAGTGCCTCAATATGCCTTGATAGGAGCATCTGAAGTTTTCATGTATGTAGCTCAGTTGGAGTTCTTCAATGCACAAGCACCAGATGGCTTAAAGAGCTTCGGAAGTGCACTCTGCATGACATCAATCTCACTGGGGAACTATGTAAGTAGCTTGCTTCTTACAATGGTGATGAAGATCTCAACAGAAGATCACATGCCTGGATGGGTACCAGGAAATCTCAACAAGGGTCATCTAGATAGGTTCTACTTCCTCTTAGCCGGCTTAACAACTGTCGATTTCGTTGTTTATATAGCCTGTGCCAAGTGGTATAAATGTATAGAACTGGAAGCAAAATGTGCAGAAAGTAATCAAGACAACTTTAAGGTCTGA
- the LOC102611699 gene encoding pyruvate kinase isozyme G, chloroplastic isoform X1, producing MAAAVNNMCTDCVLSSSRNLSDALSFHSKAITTTRSRTTRRGCSVSHQKQRFSIRSMRISHDNHAPKISLFEESLSSIFELPNGQCTPGKGVVGPNARRKTKIVCTIGPSTSSREMIWKLAEEGMNVARLNMSHGDHASHQKTIDLVKEYNSQFEDKAVAIMLDTKGPEVRSGDVPQPIILKEGQEFNFTIKRGVSTEDTVSVNYDDFVNDVEVGDILLVDGGMMSLAVKSKTKDLVKCIVVDGGELKSRRHLNVRGKSANLPSITDKDWEDIKFGVDNQVDFYAVSFVKDAKVVHELEDYLKSCNADIHVIVKIESADSIPNLHSIISASDGAMVARGDLGAELPIEDVPLLQEDIIRRCRSMQKPVIVATNMLESMIDHPTPTRAEVSDIAIAVREGADAVMLSGETAHGKFPLKAVKVMHTVALRTESSLPVSITPPTQFSAHKSHMGDMFAFHSTTMANTLNTPIIVFTRTGSMAVILSHYRPSSTIFAFTNQERIKQRLVLYQGVMPIYMQFSDDVEETFSRAIKLLMDKNLVTKGEFVTLVQSGAQPIWRQESTHHIQVRKVQG from the exons ATGGCGGCAGCGGTTAATAACATGTGTACGGATTGCGTGTTGTCGTCGTCACGGAACTTGAGCGATGCGTTGTCGTTTCATTCCAAAGCAATAACAACAACACGGTCAAGAACAACGAGAAGAGGATGTTCTGTTTCTCATCAAAAACAAAGATTTTCAATTAGATCCATGAGGATCTCTCACGACAATCACGCCCCCAAAATTTCT TTATTTGAGGAAAGCTTGAGCTCTATTTTTGAGCTTCCAAATGGTCAGTGCACACCTGGAAAGGGAGTTGTAGGTCCAAATGCTAGAAGAAAAACGAAGATAGTGTGTACAATTGGTCCTTCCACAAGCTCACGGGAAATGATATGGAAACTGGCAGAAGAGGGAATGAATGTGGCACGTTTAAATATGTCGCATGGAGACCATGCATCACACCAGAAAACTATTGATCTCGTCAAAGAATACAATTCTCAATTTGAAGACAAGGCTGTAGCCATAATGCTGGACACCAAG GGTCCTGAGGTTAGGAGTGGAGATGTACCTCAACCAATCATCCTGAAGGAGGGTcaggaatttaattttactatcAAAAGAGGGGTTAGCACAGAAGATACTGTTAGTGTGAACTATGATGACTTTGTGAATGACGTAGAGGTTGGAGACATACTACTGGTAGATG GTGGAATGATGTCATTAGCTGTGAAGTCAAAGACAAAGGATCTGGTTAAATGCATAGTAGTTGATGGCGGTGAGCTAAAATCAAGACGTCATTTAAATGTCCGTGGAAAAAGTGCCAATCTGCCATCAATAACAG ACAAAGATTGGGAAGATATCAAATTTGGAGTGGACAACCAAGTTGATTTCTATGCTGTCTCTTTTGTGAAGGATGCTAAAGTGGTTCATGAATTGGAAGACTatctcaaaa GTTGCAATGCGGATATTCACGTGATTGTAAAAATAGAAAGTGCTGACTCTATACCCAATCTTCATTCAATAATTTCAGCATCCGATGGG GCAATGGTTGCCCGTGGAGACCTTGGAGCTGAACTTCCAATTGAGGATGTCCCACTATTGCAG GAAGATATCATTAGAAGGTGTCGTAGTATGCAAAAACCCGTAATTGTGGCAACAAACATGCTGGAGAGTATGATTGATCATCCTACACCAACAAGGGCAGAAGTTTCGGACATCGCAATTGCAGTACGGGAAGGCGCTGATGCAGTCATGCTTTCTGGAGAAACTGCCCATGGAAA GTTTCCCCTGAAAGCTGTTAAAGTTATGCATACTGTGGCATTGAGGACTGAGTCAAGTCTGCCAGTTAGCATTACTCCCCCAACCCAGTTTAGTGCTCATAAG AGCCACATGGGTGATATGTTTGCTTTCCATTCAACGACTATGGCTAACACTCTCAATACCCCCATAATTGTATTCACAAGAACAGGATCCATGGCTGTAATTTTAAGTCATTATCGGCCTTCATCAACAATCTTTGCCTTCACAAATCA AGAGAGAATTAAGCAGAGACTGGTGCTTTATCAAGGTGTCATGCCCATATATATGCAGTTTTCAGATGACGTGGAGGAGACATTCTCTCGAGCTATCAAGTTATTAATG GATAAGAATCTGGTTACAAAGGGAGAATTCGTCACTCTTGTCCAGAGTGGAGCGCAGCCAATCTGGCGTCAAGAATCTACTCACCACATTCAAGTTCGTAAGGTCCAAGGCTGA
- the LOC102611699 gene encoding pyruvate kinase isozyme G, chloroplastic isoform X2, protein MAAAVNNMCTDCVLSSSRNLSDALSFHSKAITTTRSRTTRRGCSVSHQKQRFSIRSMRISHDNHAPKISLFEESLSSIFELPNGQCTPGKGVVGPNARRKTKIVCTIGPSTSSREMIWKLAEEGMNVARLNMSHGDHASHQKTIDLVKEYNSQFEDKAVAIMLDTKGPEVRSGDVPQPIILKEGQEFNFTIKRGVSTEDTVSVNYDDFVNDVEVGDILLVDGGMMSLAVKSKTKDLVKCIVVDGGELKSRRHLNVRGKSANLPSITDKDWEDIKFGVDNQVDFYAVSFVKDAKVVHELEDYLKSCNADIHVIVKIESADSIPNLHSIISASDGAMVARGDLGAELPIEDVPLLQEDIIRRCRSMQKPVIVATNMLESMIDHPTPTRAEVSDIAIAVREGADAVMLSGETAHGKFPLKAVKVMHTVALRTESSLPVSITPPTQFSAHKSHMGDMFAFHSTTMANTLNTPIIVFTRTGSMAVILSHYRPSSTIFAFTNQKTLPHAILVWAYVSEFIDGHLTLF, encoded by the exons ATGGCGGCAGCGGTTAATAACATGTGTACGGATTGCGTGTTGTCGTCGTCACGGAACTTGAGCGATGCGTTGTCGTTTCATTCCAAAGCAATAACAACAACACGGTCAAGAACAACGAGAAGAGGATGTTCTGTTTCTCATCAAAAACAAAGATTTTCAATTAGATCCATGAGGATCTCTCACGACAATCACGCCCCCAAAATTTCT TTATTTGAGGAAAGCTTGAGCTCTATTTTTGAGCTTCCAAATGGTCAGTGCACACCTGGAAAGGGAGTTGTAGGTCCAAATGCTAGAAGAAAAACGAAGATAGTGTGTACAATTGGTCCTTCCACAAGCTCACGGGAAATGATATGGAAACTGGCAGAAGAGGGAATGAATGTGGCACGTTTAAATATGTCGCATGGAGACCATGCATCACACCAGAAAACTATTGATCTCGTCAAAGAATACAATTCTCAATTTGAAGACAAGGCTGTAGCCATAATGCTGGACACCAAG GGTCCTGAGGTTAGGAGTGGAGATGTACCTCAACCAATCATCCTGAAGGAGGGTcaggaatttaattttactatcAAAAGAGGGGTTAGCACAGAAGATACTGTTAGTGTGAACTATGATGACTTTGTGAATGACGTAGAGGTTGGAGACATACTACTGGTAGATG GTGGAATGATGTCATTAGCTGTGAAGTCAAAGACAAAGGATCTGGTTAAATGCATAGTAGTTGATGGCGGTGAGCTAAAATCAAGACGTCATTTAAATGTCCGTGGAAAAAGTGCCAATCTGCCATCAATAACAG ACAAAGATTGGGAAGATATCAAATTTGGAGTGGACAACCAAGTTGATTTCTATGCTGTCTCTTTTGTGAAGGATGCTAAAGTGGTTCATGAATTGGAAGACTatctcaaaa GTTGCAATGCGGATATTCACGTGATTGTAAAAATAGAAAGTGCTGACTCTATACCCAATCTTCATTCAATAATTTCAGCATCCGATGGG GCAATGGTTGCCCGTGGAGACCTTGGAGCTGAACTTCCAATTGAGGATGTCCCACTATTGCAG GAAGATATCATTAGAAGGTGTCGTAGTATGCAAAAACCCGTAATTGTGGCAACAAACATGCTGGAGAGTATGATTGATCATCCTACACCAACAAGGGCAGAAGTTTCGGACATCGCAATTGCAGTACGGGAAGGCGCTGATGCAGTCATGCTTTCTGGAGAAACTGCCCATGGAAA GTTTCCCCTGAAAGCTGTTAAAGTTATGCATACTGTGGCATTGAGGACTGAGTCAAGTCTGCCAGTTAGCATTACTCCCCCAACCCAGTTTAGTGCTCATAAG AGCCACATGGGTGATATGTTTGCTTTCCATTCAACGACTATGGCTAACACTCTCAATACCCCCATAATTGTATTCACAAGAACAGGATCCATGGCTGTAATTTTAAGTCATTATCGGCCTTCATCAACAATCTTTGCCTTCACAAATCA GAAAACACTTCCACATGCTATCTTGGTTTGGGCTTATGTAAGTGAATTCATTGATGGCCATCTTACTCTTTTCTAG